The following are encoded in a window of Nocardioides houyundeii genomic DNA:
- a CDS encoding class F sortase, producing the protein MSGSASTSTGSRKLPRRRWVLTISLAVLASALIVGGLLARGPEARPPAAPADSAPGAPVGARPDASPTAVSLPSVPVSITIPSIGASSDLVGLGMEQDRTVEVPRDADQAGWYELGTSPGQPGSAVILGHVDSTRGPAVFHRLRELVPGAHVRVVLADGAVETFAVSRLETVRNDDFPAQRVYAGTPDRPTLTLVTCGGEYDAARGGYQANVIAYAEHVSTDRSLTLR; encoded by the coding sequence GTGAGCGGCTCAGCGAGCACGTCCACCGGTAGCAGGAAGCTCCCGCGGCGCCGATGGGTGCTGACGATCTCCCTCGCCGTGCTGGCCTCGGCGCTGATCGTCGGGGGACTGCTCGCCCGCGGCCCCGAGGCCCGGCCTCCTGCGGCGCCTGCGGACAGTGCACCCGGGGCACCCGTGGGCGCGAGGCCCGACGCCTCGCCGACCGCGGTGTCGTTGCCGAGCGTCCCCGTCTCCATCACGATCCCGTCGATCGGCGCGTCCTCCGACCTGGTCGGCCTCGGGATGGAGCAGGACCGCACCGTCGAGGTGCCACGCGACGCCGACCAGGCTGGTTGGTACGAGCTCGGGACCAGCCCAGGCCAGCCCGGGTCGGCGGTGATCCTGGGGCACGTGGACTCGACACGGGGACCGGCGGTCTTCCACCGCCTCCGCGAGCTGGTTCCCGGCGCACACGTCCGGGTGGTCCTTGCCGACGGTGCCGTCGAGACGTTCGCCGTGAGCCGACTCGAGACGGTCCGGAACGATGACTTCCCCGCGCAGCGGGTCTATGCCGGGACCCCGGACCGGCCCACCCTCACCCTCGTGACGTGTGGCGGCGAGTACGACGCGGCCAGGGGTGGCTACCAGGCGAACGTCATCGCCTACGCCGAGCAC